One window of Vitis riparia cultivar Riparia Gloire de Montpellier isolate 1030 chromosome 5, EGFV_Vit.rip_1.0, whole genome shotgun sequence genomic DNA carries:
- the LOC117914488 gene encoding uncharacterized protein LOC117914488, giving the protein MSRCRRSSGPLCSAFSTTPSLFNRWRRRKSSGCIALGFIRKLIFSLFHFLGLFDFLETDVSWSETQTQVSEYPPVSAVLIREILLVMKFGEAVCDGDAPYLSGPLDGSQSEVVLDEMQDEFNQRLWAASGIT; this is encoded by the exons ATGAGTCGCTGTCGGCGGTCGTCGGGACCACTTTGCAGCGCATTTTCGACAACTCCATCATTGTTTAACCGTTGGAGACGGCGAAAGAGCAGTGGCTGTATCGCTCTGGGTTTCATCAGGAAACTCATTTTCTCGCTCTTTCACTTTCTGGGTCTCTTCGATTTCCTGGAAACTGACGTTTCGTGGTCCGAAACGCAGACGCAAGTGTCAGAATACCCGCCTGTATCGGCGGTTTTGATTCGTGAAATCCTGCTGGTGATGAAGTTCGGGGAGGCGGTTTGCGACGGCGACGCGCCGTAT CTGTCTGGACCATTGGATGGATCACAATCAGAAGTTGTGCTTGATGAGATGCAAGATGAGTTTAATCAACGGCTCTGGGCTGCCTCTGGGATCAcatga